The nucleotide window ttttttaaagaataatCCTATTATAGAAGAAAGCACAAAGCCCAaatgttcattgggcttttgtaCTGTGGAATTAGGACCAAGAAGCCCATTTAGAACAGTGCGCTTCCAATATGGCGGGAAAAGTCGGGCGAAAAATCACTGATTAGCTGTTCTCTCCTCTGAGTTGCTAACGATTAGCATGGCCACATTTCCAGAAATAACTGATCTCTTCTGCAAACTCGCgttccacctccaaacactaaCTCACACTTCACCAACACATTATCAAGATAAAGAGCAGGAGCATTCTTCTTCTGTTGATCTCTCCATTTCAAACCTAAATCAATATCTCAATCTCAATGACAatactggggttagggttttggatacCGCTCTCTCTCTCATGTGCTTCGCAGCGCCACAGGTCTGTCCTCCTCAAACTCTCCTCTctctagaaattttttttttaattagtcagtgcatgaatttgatttgtTTTTTGTTTTTGGATTTTAGGTATTTGATTCTGTAGTTGAGTACTCTGTGAAGACGATTGTTAGTGTTTTGTCTTCTTCAATAAGTTGTAAAGTGTTGCCGTTCGAGAAAGAAGAAATTTTGCGTATTGGCAGTTCCATTTCCCAGCGGGATTGCTTGGAATTTATTGAAGTTGTTAATGATGTTGTATCAAAATTGGACCAACATGGTTAGCTCCCCCCTTCTCTAATGTGTTTTCCTGTTAATTGAGTTATGTATAGTTTGGTTGGTTTGCATTTTCTCCCTTTTATATGGGGGAAAAAGAGTTAACCAAAGGAGGCCTTAATGACTTCGTGTTCCATTCCATTTGTTGCCaattaattgtaaattaaatCCCTTTGTGTAAAGGATGCGATGCAAGGCAGTATATCAGTCAATgtgggaaaaaaattataattgggTAAACACTAATACGTCCCTAGGGAAAGGAAAGAACAAATTTTGGACCCATAGTTTTATACTAATAGTAGGTGCACCTTTCAGGCAAAGTTTGAGATTTAAGCCCTTCTTACAcgttctttgaaaaaaaaaataataataataaacaccaaaatttgaaatataatttCCTAATATCTCATAGAGAGGAGCTTTGGCCAATAATTTTGTTGGTCCCTCCTCATTTAGATTTGATGTTGAAATACTCCATTGAGTTTCATTAAACATTTGAATTTTGTTTTATGTTAGCTTATTTTTTGTTTCTCATTCCCTATTTTGCAGAGGTGTCTTCTAAGGTGACGTTAGTTTTTATTAACTTTTTATAATTTGTTGCTTTTACCATTATATGTTGTTTCTAATTCATCTAATGGTGGATATCTACAAAGTAGGATTTACTTTGTTAAAAACAAAGTAACCTTAGAATTTCCCTTTTGTAGGGTTGTCCTCTGGTTTGCTATCATATACTGCTGCTAGAGTTGCGGTTTCAGCATCCTGCTGTAGATATTTGGTCCCATCAATGCATGTTTTGGATGTTAAATCAATTGATAGAAGAAGCACTGCTATCTCAAACCTTCTCTGCTGCTGGCCCAGCAACTTCTCCCTTGACGGCCATGAAATACCACTGAGGTTTGCTGCGGGGGTGTATTTTTTTGGGCCCCCTTGGTTCCAACATCTGTTAATTGATTATCAGTGCAaagaatgtgtgtgtgtgtatgcatGTGCGTGTGTATGTAATATCTTGAGAATTTATCATGCCTTCCCCCTTTGAAAATTTGTTCACTAAATACAAGGCTAAAAAATGACTTGTCTTTTTGGGATTGCATGAAATCACATGTCATGTTCTCAGTGTTTGACATAGTTTCTGCAGGTTGCTGTCATGGTATCTTGACCCACTAACATTAAAACATGACATTTCGAGTATCTTGCAAGAAAACATGAGAAGACCTTTCCTTACTTTGAGCAAGGAATTTTATGAGAGGATGGAATGGCGCTCCATTCTTCTGTGCTTGGTGCTTTCTCCAATTATGTTCATTCATACCAGAGCTCTACTACATGATTGGTTCATGTTGACGTGAGTCCCTTTTTCTTGATCTTGTGGATGTCCTAGCTACTTGCGGTGTTCATTTTTTAACTTAGTGCATAACCTGATTTGAGTTTGAAAATCATCTGGGGAATTCAATGTTTTTCATATGCACAAGGCCTTTGGTAACTTTTGCTGTGACTTTCACATTATTTTCAGTGATATGCTAGCTGGATACTTTCTTATGGTTCATATTGCCTAATTTGAACAGCTTGATAATATgtcttttttacttttttttttttggttctatGATACTAGTGGAGGTTGCACTCCTCTTCTTCTCCTCACCACTTTCCTGAacctatttatttatttgtttatttttattaggGAAAATCGCCAACAAAACCCCAACCTTTGCTCATTTTTACAATTCTacccaattcttttttttttaacaatttcatCCCAGCCTTTGGCACCCGATTTAATTCTATCCTACCGTCAAAATCAGTTGTTAAACTTAATAGTAACACCACATCATCATGTCTAATAAGTATTATAATATCTGATTAATTACTAATCCTATCCTTAAATTACCCTAATCATCCCTAAATTGAAAAGAAAACTTAGGATCCTTAACCCAAAATTGATTCTGTTTCTCTGGCTCATTCTTCTATGATCAATAACAAGCAGAAAAAGAATGAGCCAGAGGAGCAAAATCAATTTTGGGTTAGGGATCCTGAGTTTTCCAATTTAGGGATTATTAGGGTAACTTAGGGATAGGGTTAGGAGTTAATCAAATATTATAATACTTAGTAGACATGATGACGTGGTGTTACTGTTGAGTTTAACAACTCATTTTGACGGTAGGGTAGAATTAAATCGGATGCTAAAGGTTGAggtaaaattgttaaaaaaaaaagatagggTAGAATTGTAAAAATTGCCTAAGATTAGGGTTTTTTTGGCGATTTCTCCTTTTTATTAATAGGTATCTAATTTTAATCTTTTTGTCATCTAAGGTACTGTTGTCTAATAGACAATACACCACATTCATaggaatatttaatattttttcaacATTTTCTTTTCCTATCAAGCTCATCCCATCAGATAAACAACTCTATAACATTCATTTTGTTATTTATGCAACAGCGATCTGGGTTCATTACTAGAGCTTTTGATTGAATTAGTTTCAATGATACTAGATGTCATTTCTAGACCGATATGGTGGGGCATACCATTGGAGTTGGGAACAAAGCTGCCATTTTCTAATGCATATTTCCCGAATAAGGATCACTTATTGAGGACCTTATCTGGACCCGTCTCTTCTTCAAGTTTTCAACAATTAGTTCATGTTACAAGCAAATCAGTTTCTCTTGTCCGGAAACAATTTGGTCCAATTTCTGAGTCATCTGCATTGAAGGTTGCATCTGTTGATCCCAAATCTGTCTGGTAAATTCTCACTCCATTTTAATGGGGGAAAAAAGTCTCTTTGGAAATTACTATATCTTCATCCTACTTCCTAATATGTATTTAAAATGTTTCATGGCAGGGCTCTTGCAATCTGCTTTCCAGATTGGTTCTATTTTGCATCAGTATTACTattctccaataattgttttcaaaataattttcaattagaGTGCACAATAGAGGTACCCAATTTTGGACAAACAAGTGACATGGAACAACCTGTTGCTTCTGCTGCAAGGTTCATTGCTTGGATTCTGAGCCCCAAAAACAAAACTAATCAGGATCTGCTGTTTGAGAGTTTGAATCAAGTATCAGAGTGTTGGTCTCTGAAACAAATTGACTCGGGTACTCGTGAGAGAGGTGTAGTTGACTACTGGAAGAAACTTAAGAAACCTGAATGTTTTGACAGTAAGGAGGGTTTTAGTCATGGAAACAAGTATGGTTGTCAAGCCATTGGCCTCTGGCTCAAAGAATTCCAAAGAATGATGAAGTATGGTGTTGAGTCAACCGACAATTCATCCAACCGTGAGGCAGAATCATATAACTTTGTTTTACAGAACAGTATGCTTTTCCGGAGAATCCCATTAGGCATTTTGATTGGTTGTCCTAGTTATGTTAAGGAAGATGGATTTGAATTGTTGTTGCATTATGCTGCAACTGGTAGGATGCTTCATTTTGTAAGTAATAATGCTAGAATGAATCATGTAGATGAATTTAACGAAAAGGAAGCTGTCGCAGGTGCCTGTCTTGTCTTCACTTTAACTGATATTGTTGAGAGGATGTCTGCTTCATTACTTGAGAATGAAAAAAGTGCACTGGATATTATTTGCCAGGTAAAATTAGGGGCAAGCAGGTATTTGATAAAGTGTATCGAGAGGCTGATCGAGCTCAATATTATTGAAGATGGAAATGTCATGCAGGTGGATCTACATGGTAGATTGGAGCGATGGCAGCATCAGGGGCAAGAAATGTTAAAACTTGACAGAGATCTTGATGATGCCATTAAGTGCTTGAGTCGTAAATTATCACTGTTATGACGGGATTTTGTGAAGGACATTGCCTCCTTGGCGCCCTGCACAGGTTACTTTGAAGCTTTCTTTCTAGATGCTGTTGTTGTTGTACTATACACATACAcaactacttttttttttctttttctgttgTTTATTTACAAAGAACAACTGGTGAATTTCCAGCTAAGGTTCCTTGATTTAAACCTTCCCCCTTTAGACCAATCTGCTCAGTGACATGGAAATCAATATTTCTCCAGTTTTTATGCGCTGAAATGAAAGAGAGAagcaaaaataaaaaagaagaaattgGAATCATTGTTAAATAGCTTGATGGCTAGTATGGTGGATGACCCCATTTTGGATCATATGACAGTCCTGCAGCTGTAAGAATTGGAATCATTGTTATATGTGAGCGTTAAGAGGATAAACTATAATGCGAAACATCTAGTAGCCATGAAAAGGCCAGAAGTTGGACCGAAATTAGTTGCTCCATTCCCTGATACAATAATTTAGTGGACCAGATGAACAAATTCTAcctatccaaaaaaaaaaaaaaaaaaaaaaaaaaaacctacctTGAAAACTATATTTACtgtataataatttataaacGAACTTGTATTCGCTATAAACCTGCAACTGAAAACGCTTTATCTTCTGGTGGCCAGCAAGGAACTGCAGTCTGCAGCGCCATATTTTGTTAACCTGATAGCAAATGATCAGAAAAACCAAATATCAGAAATCTAAATACCAAATGTATAGATGAATCCAAAAGGGGTTAACTGATTTAACTGCATGCATAAAAATCTTTTCAAAATCACCTTTCTTTTTCAGATTAGATATTAGCTGTTAATACTCCTTCAACCTCAAATCACTAAATGCTACCTTACAATTGTTGCCAAACAAGGCCAACTTGGCCCTTCAAGGAAGGGCGTCGCCCCCCTCATTTGCGGCCTCCTCTCTACCGTTTGTTTATGGGACAGTTAGCTTGCGTTTAATTCCAGTTTAATTTCGATTCTTCATCTCTGTTCAATTTTAGTTGggatgccttttttttttttttatctttagatttattttttttGGAGTTGAATTATTTTGGggctttaaaaatttttattttttattttttatttttcttgaagATTAATGATTGTGAGTCCAAATTGAAGAAGGCCACATTAATACACGTGTTTGAGGTGGAATTTCTAGCACTTGCATTGGTTCAGTTTGTATACGTTCAGCATTCAGATTTCAAAGTGAGAACTCCGTATAGGAAACTGCTTTATAATTTAGGTTACATTCCCAGACAGGAATCAAGCTTATTTTGAGAATGCGACACGACATCAGTTTAGATTTCTGTTTGATGTTTTAATTTCAAAATGAAGTCATCAAATTAACAATTGTATAAActtcttttttcttatttttggaaCTAAGGTCATGCATGGTTCAATACAAGAGCTTCTGAATGAATTGGTTTCACCTTCACTATcacagagagagacagagagagagaacaATTTCTGTTGTTTCATAAATCTTTTTTATTACAACCACTTCAGAATCCACATTTGTGTTTCTGTCCTTTTCACATTTTTTAGAGAAATCAATGACCTTGGAATTCTTGGATGCCTTGATTCATATGAATTTTCAGGATTTCAGCTGCACACAACTTGAACTGAAAgcttctttgtacttcctggacaTGGATCCCCACCAAAAGTTTCAGGAGCTACAACTATGTCACATGACGGCTTCCCAATACAGTTCTGCAAGAAATTTCTCGTTTTAGTCACacaaagtttaaaaaaaaaaaatattatagatTAGTGAAATTATACTTTGTACAAAATGAACTCATAAATCATCAACGATTGGTCATTTGATTGAGTTAATACTTAGTTACTTACGGCTTGGAAAGGATCCCATGACTTCTGGGAATGACACTTCCCCTGCTGGTAAGATCCACATCTCCCTAGAGGCCCTCCATAACTAGCAAAGGTAATGTTAGTCATGGTCTGTCCTGTGGGACACCACAGATGAGCTTTGGGTTTAACAGGGACCATCTCTTTCCAGTTTAGCATTTCCGGCTGGTCATCATATATATCAGCACAAACGCTTTCCACAACTCTCTTTGCCAAAGAAATTCCAGTAGGATCACCACCCACTTCTTCAAACACAACTAATAGATTCCCTTTGGGGTTGAGCCATGATCGAGGAACATGATACCTTGGAATGGGATATTATATATGCTTGTCAGGATTGTATTTGTATACAGAAGACAAGATAACAAGCTACAGTAGAAGTTATCTCACCAATTTTGAGAGGCCTCTCCACATTTACTTCTGCATTTCTGATCAGTATAAGTTCCTGCATAATTACAATCACTGCAGCTACCACGAGCTTTATATGCAGGCCAGTGACGACCTATACTCTGACCATTTATCCATACTTGACCTTTTCCCATGCTAGTCATCTCTAAAGCTAATGGGTCATTGCCTGGTGGTGCATCAAAGGTAGTCtgaaaaaattttctatcatTAGTTGAATTGTTAGAGAAATATGAAcattgattctttgaaaaattttAGTGTTTGGGTATGTACTAAACTTTACCTTGTACCATGTTAGTGGTTGTTTTTTAGCCATTTGTGGTCCTTGGACCCAATTTACTGGTGAAGTTACAGTTGACCCAAAAAGGCCTAAATCTTCACCTCTCATGCCAATCTGCTCAGTGATAGAAATAAATAGTTATAAAGTTTATGACTTTATCATGAAAATCTTCAATGAATTCAAAACAAACCTTGTAAGACCATTTCCACTTTGACAGGTCCAACAATCCCTGATTTAGACCCTTCAAGGTGACTGGACCTAGAACCCCAGCATTCCATGTATCATAACGCGTACCAACATTCTGAGATCAATCAATAAGCAAAATGATGAGTTTGAACTTCAACACCATAATTTTCTAATGTCAAAAGAAATAGAAAGATTGAGAGAACTGACCGCAAGACCCACAGTAGCACTTAGCAAAGAAATCTTATTAATACCAGCATTCAACTTCACATTCTGGCTAAATGTTACCTTAGGAGTCTCTAAGGTCCCCCATACAGATCCTGCAATAAGAATAAACTGATAATTTAGCAAAAAATGAACATGTTCATTCAGAATGGAAACTGATCtattccattttcatccacctgCTAATTGACCATTGATGAAAACATGCAAAACATGGCCAGCCGAATCAACTGAAAGAAGAGGGTTTTGTCCATTCTTCAAGAATCCTTCATTAGCATCTATATTTACACTGAAAGAACAAAAGGGTATTCAGAAAATaccttaaatttaatttattcagaaaataccttaaatttaattttctgaAAGAAGGTGAGAGAACATCTAGTTATATACTTACTCGATCATGTACCACAAATAGTCTGTTTTATCAGAAGTGATGAATTTTTGCTCCCATAATCCATCATGGGTAAATGTACCAGCAGAATCACTAACAGTAACCTCATCATTGTGTGATTGCCAAGAAAATCCATTAATGGCAGGCATCATCCACATTTGGGTGCCTTGGGCACCAATCTGCACAAAAATTACACTAAGATGTTAAAATCTTTTCCCTCTGTTGAACACATAAAAATTGAATTTCTTCATTACATATACTCCTCACCCTTGCAGTGTTATGAACTACAGTTTTGCAGTCAGGAAGGATACTGATAGACCAAGGTGGTAGCCAATATTCCTTATTCCAGAAGATCACTTTCACAGAATATTGTGTGTCATAGTTTGCTAGAAAGGATGCACAAGCAGTCTTTGATTGAAACACATGAGCCTAAAAATGATTATAGAAATTAggaaaaaaatcaaatattaattattaaagatTATATTGCTATGCAAATTTTATTTACATCTTGATTTTTCCCGAGTGATATTACTGTAGGATCTCCAGAGACTAAAGCAGCTTCACTTTGCTTGATGGCTCTATGCAGATCTCTCAAGTGTCCCCATTTTGGATCATGTGGTAGTCCTGCAAGCATTAAAATTGTAATCATTGTTAAATAATCAGCATTGAGAAGATAAACAATATTAATTAGAAAAATTAAACATACCATATTCATCAAGAGGAGCATCATAATCATAGCTACTAGCCATGAAAAGGCCAGCAGTTCTGCCAAAATTTGTTCCTCCATGGTACTgtaagaaagaggaaaaaaaataattattaaaattaggaATAAGTAATGgacaattaataaataaattttactaaACTTACCATATAATAATTTACAAATGAACCACTATTTGCTATAAACCTTGCGACTGAAAATGCTGTATCTTCTGCTGGCCTGTAAGGAACTGAACCACCAAACTCTGTATACCTGATAGCAACACAAAGCAAAaggtgtaataataataataataataataataataataataataataataataataatgatgatgataataatatTTTTCTACATTGATTTTGGATAAGGTATTTGAGTTACATATAAGAATTGGACAATTCTTCTTGCCTTAAGCTATCTTTTGGAGTGGAGTTAAGCCTGGTTTATTTTCTCAATATAACATCCGATCCTACTCTCATACTAGACGTAGACGTGAGAAATGGGATAAGGTGTTTGAGGACTTACCAACCAGTCCAATTTTCAGTCCACATTTTTGGTTTATTGTAGTTATTAGGTTTGTATCCTTCACAGTAGAATCCATTGCACGTATCAATCTGCATGTCATAAATAAGTAGATTTAAATGAAATATTGacctatttatttaaaaaaaaaagtatataatataatataattaattttttacaaatttaaaaaaaatcctCAGCATATTAAAGTTGCTTACAGTTGGATCAGGGGCATCCTCTTGTTTGCACATAATCCAAGGGACTCCTGTATTAAGACCTACTGCCATTTCAGCTGCCCATTTTGTATATGCTTTGCCTGGTGCACCAATCTCCCATTCCACTGGTCCATATTCAttttctatctttttttttttaaaaaaaataagataataaattataaatccaCTGTAACCCTTTTTTCTTGAATGTAAgtggaggtttttttttttttttttctgcttaCCTGTGAGAGAATTATTGGACCCCCTTGAGGTTCGAATAACTTTTCTGTCTTCATAAGGTCGACAATCTTTGTGGTGAATTTTTGCATTTCAGTCTTTTTTGATGTAGTTTTCATTGAAATAATTAGATTCATCAATTAGTTGATGCAATTATTGAAGATAAAGAAAAGGGTAATTAAAATGGCAATTAAAAATTCCA belongs to Hevea brasiliensis isolate MT/VB/25A 57/8 chromosome 4, ASM3005281v1, whole genome shotgun sequence and includes:
- the LOC110639619 gene encoding uncharacterized protein LOC110639619; the protein is MATFPEITDLFCKLAFHLQTLTHTSPTHYQDKEQEHSSSVDLSISNLNQYLNLNDNTGVRVLDTALSLMCFAAPQVFDSVVEYSVKTIVSVLSSSISCKVLPFEKEEILRIGSSISQRDCLEFIEVVNDVVSKLDQHGLSSGLLSYTAARVAVSASCCRYLVPSMHVLDVKSIDRRSTAISNLLCCWPSNFSLDGHEIPLRLLSWYLDPLTLKHDISSILQENMRRPFLTLSKEFYERMEWRSILLCLVLSPIMFIHTRALLHDWFMLTDLGSLLELLIELVSMILDVISRPIWWGIPLELGTKLPFSNAYFPNKDHLLRTLSGPVSSSSFQQLVHVTSKSVSLVRKQFGPISESSALKVASVDPKSVWALAICFPDWFYFASVLLFSNNCFQNNFQLECTIEVPNFGQTSDMEQPVASAARFIAWILSPKNKTNQDLLFESLNQVSECWSLKQIDSGTRERGVVDYWKKLKKPECFDSKEGFSHGNKYGCQAIGLWLKEFQRMMKYGVESTDNSSNREAESYNFVLQNSMLFRRIPLGILIGCPSYVKEDGFELLLHYAATGRMLHFVSNNARMNHVDEFNEKEAVAGACLVFTLTDIVERMSASLLENEKSALDIICQVKLGASRYLIKCIERLIELNIIEDGNVMQVDLHGRLERWQHQGQEMLKLDRDLDDAIKCLSRKLSLL
- the LOC110639618 gene encoding beta-galactosidase, with translation MSNSKGSLFLLSILLFSSWIFSVMATVTYDHKAIVINGQRRILISGSIHYPRSTPEMWPGLIQKAKDGGLDMIQTYVFWNGHEPTQGQYYFEGRYDLVKFIKLVQQAGLYVHLRIGPYVCAEWNFGGFPMWLKYIPGIEFRTDNGPFKTEMQKFTTKIVDLMKTEKLFEPQGGPIILSQIENEYGPVEWEIGAPGKAYTKWAAEMAVGLNTGVPWIMCKQEDAPDPTIDTCNGFYCEGYKPNNYNKPKMWTENWTGWYTEFGGSVPYRPAEDTAFSVARFIANSGSFVNYYMYHGGTNFGRTAGLFMASSYDYDAPLDEYGLPHDPKWGHLRDLHRAIKQSEAALVSGDPTVISLGKNQDAHVFQSKTACASFLANYDTQYSVKVIFWNKEYWLPPWSISILPDCKTVVHNTARIGAQGTQMWMMPAINGFSWQSHNDEVTVSDSAGTFTHDGLWEQKFITSDKTDYLWYMIDVNIDANEGFLKNGQNPLLSVDSAGHVLHVFINGQLAGSVWGTLETPKVTFSQNVKLNAGINKISLLSATVGLANVGTRYDTWNAGVLGPVTLKGLNQGLLDLSKWKWSYKIGMRGEDLGLFGSTVTSPVNWVQGPQMAKKQPLTWYKTTFDAPPGNDPLALEMTSMGKGQVWINGQSIGRHWPAYKARGSCSDCNYAGTYTDQKCRSKCGEASQNWYHVPRSWLNPKGNLLVVFEEVGGDPTGISLAKRVVESVCADIYDDQPEMLNWKEMVPVKPKAHLWCPTGQTMTNITFASYGGPLGRCGSYQQGKCHSQKSWDPFQANCIGKPSCDIVVAPETFGGDPCPGSTKKLSVQVVCS